A genomic segment from Paenibacillus sp. FSL K6-1096 encodes:
- a CDS encoding alpha-mannosidase, with translation MAKRKTAHIISHTHWDREWYMPYEHHHLLLIELMDKLLDTLDQDPDYRYFHLDGQTIIREDYLQVRPEQRERLDRYIREGRIHFGPWYVLQDEFLTSGEANLRNLLIGHMDARPFGIISKTGYFPDSFGNMGQAPQILQQAGITNAIFGRGVKPTGFNNEVSETDSYESPYSEMIWRSPDGSEVLGVLFANWYCNGMEVPADPVAAKAYWDKNLADAEKFASTPHLLFMNGCDHQPIQTDLSEAIRTASSLYPDVEFVHSNFDDYLKALEDNLPGDLVTVEGELRSQHTDGWGTLVNTASSRVYLKQLNQSGQTLLEKVAEPLAAFAALAGVEAYPHHLLTYAWKTLMQNHPHDSICGCSVDEVHREMVTRFAKSSQMAEAIAAKSAAALTEAIDLAGVAAWGAEAVPFTVFNTSGWSRTGMVTVELITVKKYFPEGPNPQTLARALAQEPLGEWQVMDEEGKLYPARIEDLGVHFGYELPKDRFRQPYMARKVRVSFPAADVAALGYRTYALVPAEAAAGAEAAVLDSVSVQGNTMENSKLIVAVASNGTVTVTDKQSGAVYAGLNAYENTGDIGNEYVYRQPEGSGVLTTEGLTAEISVKEQSPARVVMETVLRWEVPASADETFLTEKREMVPFTERTAQRSARMVPLVLTTHYTLEAGSGMVQVSTSFNNQAKDQRLRALFPTGLEADHHYADSVFEVARRNNRPAAEWINPSNAQHQQVFVSVADGVHGLAVANKGLNEYEVLLDGKNTIAVTLLRSSSELGDWGVFETPEAQCLGGQTVEYAIIPYTGDGAVSGAYAQAYQYQIPWTVLQTQGPATRVPAVNGQPHSGGVTLPVSGQWLSWNSEASPLAFSTLKMAEETGDLVARWYNLGGEPAELKVEPAFSAEAVYESDVLERRVSKLAAAEQTVEGYKIVTRVYELEK, from the coding sequence ATGGCTAAGCGCAAAACCGCACATATCATCTCGCACACCCACTGGGACCGCGAATGGTATATGCCTTATGAACATCATCATCTGTTATTGATTGAACTGATGGATAAGCTTCTAGATACGCTTGATCAAGATCCGGATTACCGCTATTTCCATCTGGACGGACAGACCATTATCCGCGAGGATTATCTTCAGGTCCGCCCGGAGCAGAGAGAGCGGCTGGACCGCTATATCCGGGAAGGACGCATTCATTTCGGTCCGTGGTACGTGCTCCAGGACGAGTTCCTGACCAGCGGGGAGGCGAATCTGCGCAACCTGCTGATCGGGCATATGGATGCAAGACCCTTCGGGATTATCTCCAAAACCGGCTACTTCCCCGACTCCTTCGGCAACATGGGGCAGGCACCGCAAATTCTCCAGCAGGCCGGGATAACGAATGCCATCTTCGGGCGCGGCGTGAAGCCAACCGGCTTCAATAATGAAGTCAGTGAGACGGATTCCTACGAGTCTCCTTATTCCGAGATGATCTGGCGTTCCCCGGACGGCTCGGAGGTGCTGGGCGTGCTGTTCGCCAACTGGTATTGCAACGGCATGGAGGTTCCGGCCGACCCGGTTGCCGCCAAGGCCTATTGGGACAAGAATCTTGCGGACGCGGAGAAGTTCGCTTCTACCCCGCATCTGCTGTTTATGAACGGCTGCGATCACCAGCCGATTCAGACCGATCTGTCCGAGGCGATCCGCACGGCTTCCAGCTTGTATCCCGATGTAGAGTTCGTACACTCCAATTTCGACGATTACCTGAAGGCACTGGAAGACAATCTTCCCGGCGATCTGGTGACAGTGGAAGGGGAGCTGCGCAGCCAGCATACGGATGGATGGGGCACACTGGTCAACACGGCCTCCTCGCGGGTGTATCTGAAGCAATTGAACCAGTCTGGCCAGACCTTACTGGAAAAGGTGGCTGAGCCATTGGCGGCATTCGCCGCGCTGGCCGGGGTAGAGGCCTACCCGCATCACCTGCTGACGTATGCGTGGAAGACCTTAATGCAGAATCATCCGCATGACAGCATCTGCGGCTGCAGCGTGGATGAGGTGCACCGCGAGATGGTGACCCGGTTCGCCAAGAGCAGCCAGATGGCTGAGGCGATTGCCGCTAAGAGCGCGGCTGCACTTACGGAAGCCATTGATCTGGCTGGAGTAGCAGCCTGGGGAGCTGAGGCGGTTCCGTTCACCGTATTTAATACCAGCGGCTGGTCCAGAACCGGGATGGTTACGGTGGAGCTGATTACGGTCAAGAAATACTTCCCTGAAGGACCTAACCCGCAGACTCTGGCCAGAGCGCTTGCACAGGAGCCGCTGGGCGAATGGCAGGTTATGGACGAAGAGGGCAAGCTGTACCCGGCCCGCATTGAGGATCTTGGCGTTCACTTCGGGTACGAGCTGCCCAAGGACCGCTTCCGCCAGCCTTATATGGCGCGCAAGGTCCGGGTGAGCTTCCCGGCAGCGGATGTGGCTGCGCTTGGTTACCGTACCTATGCGTTGGTTCCCGCTGAGGCAGCCGCCGGAGCGGAAGCAGCCGTGTTGGATAGTGTAAGTGTGCAAGGCAACACGATGGAGAACAGTAAGCTTATCGTTGCGGTTGCAAGTAATGGTACCGTAACTGTTACAGACAAGCAGTCAGGAGCGGTCTATGCCGGACTGAACGCCTACGAGAACACCGGCGACATCGGCAATGAATATGTGTACCGCCAGCCGGAAGGCAGCGGGGTGCTGACCACCGAAGGCTTGACAGCTGAGATTTCAGTCAAGGAGCAGTCCCCGGCGCGTGTGGTGATGGAGACGGTGCTGCGCTGGGAGGTTCCGGCCAGTGCAGATGAGACCTTCCTCACCGAGAAGCGGGAGATGGTTCCGTTCACGGAGCGTACCGCGCAGCGTTCGGCTCGGATGGTGCCGCTTGTGTTGACCACACACTATACCTTGGAAGCTGGAAGCGGAATGGTACAGGTAAGCACCAGCTTCAACAATCAGGCCAAGGATCAGCGGCTCAGAGCCTTGTTCCCTACAGGTCTTGAAGCGGATCACCACTATGCGGATTCTGTATTCGAGGTGGCCAGGCGCAATAACCGGCCTGCGGCGGAATGGATCAATCCGAGCAACGCCCAGCATCAGCAGGTCTTCGTCAGCGTAGCGGACGGAGTCCATGGACTTGCCGTTGCGAACAAAGGCCTGAACGAATATGAAGTGCTGCTGGACGGCAAAAACACCATTGCCGTAACCCTGCTGCGCTCATCCTCTGAGTTGGGGGATTGGGGCGTATTCGAGACACCGGAGGCACAGTGCCTGGGCGGGCAAACGGTAGAATATGCGATCATCCCTTATACGGGTGATGGTGCGGTATCCGGTGCCTATGCACAGGCCTACCAATACCAGATTCCGTGGACCGTCCTTCAAACGCAAGGCCCGGCAACACGTGTCCCGGCCGTGAACGGACAACCGCATTCGGGCGGAGTAACCCTGCCGGTATCCGGGCAATGGTTAAGCTGGAACTCCGAGGCTTCACCGCTGGCCTTCTCAACCCTGAAGATGGCTGAGGAGACAGGCGACCTTGTGGCCCGCTGGTACAATCTGGGCGGCGAACCGGCAGAGCTCAAGGTAGAGCCTGCCTTCAGCGCAGAGGCTGTCTACGAGAGCGATGTGCTGGAGCGCCGGGTCTCGAAGCTTGCTGCGGCGGAGCAGACGGTGGAAGGCTACAAGATCGTTACCCGGGTGTACGAGTTAGAGAAATAG
- a CDS encoding carbohydrate ABC transporter permease, translated as MVKHRLQRNIQYGILVVLGLCFLLPLFWILLASFDTNAQQGIKFPNFTLDNFSAVLGDSGNLRSFGVGIILSGGQATLVVLASVLAAYPLSRYEMRFKKSFLLSILFMTALPITAVMVPVFQMFLFFKLQNSIFATMLFLTSSSLPYGIWMMKSFMDSVPIDLEEAAWIDGASVWGGLRRIVAPLMLPGIATIAIFTFSGSWGNFFVPYILLQTPEKLPASVTIYQFFGSHGMVEYGRLAAFSLLYTMPSVVLYMFSQRYMSKGFSMGGATKG; from the coding sequence GTGGTCAAGCATAGGCTTCAACGTAATATCCAATACGGGATTCTGGTGGTTCTGGGACTCTGCTTCCTGCTGCCGTTATTCTGGATTCTGCTCGCTTCGTTTGATACAAATGCCCAGCAGGGTATTAAATTTCCCAATTTCACGCTCGATAACTTCTCGGCAGTGCTCGGGGACAGCGGCAATCTGCGCTCGTTCGGCGTAGGGATCATCCTCTCCGGCGGGCAGGCGACCTTAGTCGTCCTTGCCTCCGTATTGGCTGCGTACCCTTTATCCCGTTATGAGATGCGCTTCAAAAAAAGCTTCCTGCTCAGCATCCTCTTCATGACGGCTCTGCCGATTACAGCGGTTATGGTTCCGGTATTTCAAATGTTCCTGTTCTTCAAGCTGCAGAACTCGATCTTCGCGACCATGCTCTTCCTCACATCCTCCTCGCTTCCTTACGGGATCTGGATGATGAAAAGCTTCATGGATTCCGTGCCGATTGACCTGGAGGAAGCGGCCTGGATTGACGGCGCCTCGGTCTGGGGCGGATTACGGAGAATCGTTGCTCCGCTCATGCTGCCGGGGATCGCGACGATTGCGATTTTCACCTTCTCAGGCAGCTGGGGCAACTTCTTCGTGCCGTATATCCTGCTCCAGACACCGGAGAAGCTGCCGGCCTCAGTTACGATCTATCAATTCTTCGGCAGCCACGGCATGGTCGAATATGGCAGACTTGCTGCCTTCTCATTGCTCTACACGATGCCTTCCGTAGTGCTGTATATGTTCTCCCAGCGGTATATGTCCAAGGGGTTCAGCATGGGCGGAGCAACAAAAGGATAA
- a CDS encoding sugar ABC transporter permease, producing MKRKPRGAFLFLTPSVLLLLIFFIVPIILTICFAFTNMALTGSAARNLQFIGFQNFTNMFQDPDFRISVWRTLVFLIFSAVIGQVVLGFILALLMKEKNITFRRIIGIIVIAGWVTPEIVVAFCMVAFFSDNGTLNQIIGWFGISPVSWLFSFPMVSVIIANIWHGTAFSMMVYQSALDEIPKDIEEAATIDGASSFKTLSYITIPMVKGSIVTNMMLVTLQTLGVFTLIYTMTGGGPGTATQTLPVFMYNQAFVNYQFGYGTAISLVLLVIGIVASLFYMKSMKVKV from the coding sequence ATGAAAAGGAAGCCACGGGGCGCATTTTTATTCTTGACGCCTTCTGTCTTGCTGCTGCTGATATTCTTTATCGTACCGATTATTCTGACCATTTGCTTCGCCTTCACCAATATGGCTCTGACGGGCAGTGCCGCCCGTAATCTGCAATTCATCGGCTTCCAGAACTTTACCAATATGTTCCAGGACCCGGATTTCCGGATTAGTGTCTGGAGAACGCTGGTGTTCCTGATTTTCTCAGCGGTCATCGGGCAGGTTGTACTCGGCTTCATTCTGGCCTTATTAATGAAAGAGAAGAATATAACCTTCCGCCGGATCATCGGCATTATTGTAATTGCGGGCTGGGTGACACCGGAGATCGTAGTCGCCTTCTGTATGGTAGCGTTCTTCAGTGATAACGGGACCTTGAATCAGATCATCGGCTGGTTCGGCATTAGCCCGGTCTCCTGGCTGTTCAGCTTCCCGATGGTGAGTGTCATCATTGCCAACATCTGGCACGGCACCGCGTTCTCGATGATGGTCTATCAATCTGCGCTGGATGAGATTCCTAAGGATATTGAGGAGGCCGCCACGATTGACGGGGCAAGCAGCTTCAAGACTCTGAGTTATATTACTATTCCTATGGTCAAAGGCTCGATCGTCACCAACATGATGCTCGTCACGCTGCAGACTCTGGGCGTGTTCACTCTGATCTATACCATGACCGGAGGGGGGCCGGGAACGGCCACTCAGACCTTGCCGGTATTTATGTACAACCAGGCCTTCGTCAATTATCAGTTCGGATACGGCACCGCGATCTCGCTCGTGCTGCTGGTGATCGGAATTGTTGCAAGCTTGTTCTATATGAAATCCATGAAAGTCAAGGTCTAA